The following nucleotide sequence is from Desulfonatronovibrio magnus.
CAAGCTCTTCACTATTCAGTCCAGAAATGGATGAATCTGTACAGACGTAACAAGCTGTCAGGCTACTTGCCTATAGTCATTCCTGTGATTATCTATCACGGTGTAAGCAAATGGACATTCAGCCACGAATTTGAAGACTATTTTGAAATACCCCATGAATCATTCAGGGTTTTTATTCCTAAATTCAGGCATTTGCTGCATGACATAACCCATATGGCAGACGAGGCTTTCAAAACCTCTATCCTTATGGAAATATTTCATCTGCTCTTTAAGTATATTCACTTCCCTGAACTGGACATAAAGTTGCAGGAAATATTTGACTTACTTGAACAGCTGCCTGATGAGGATAAAAGGAAAGAATTTCTGTTTAATATTTTGAAATACGTACTGGCATCTGGCCCTTTGAGTAGGGCACGAGTAACCCAGCTTACCAGACGATTTCCAGGAGGTGAGGATATGGTAGGAGTAGCAGCACAAGAAATTGAAGAAAGAGTTGAGCAAAAGTATCTACAAATAAAACCACAGTGGGTTGCCGAGGGCAAGCTTGAAAACGCCCAGGAAACCTTGATAGACCTTGCAACAGAGGTATACGGACCAATACCCGGCATGCTCCAGGTTAAAATCAAGTCCATTCAATCCATAGAGAACCTCAGGGCTCTAAACAGAAAAATAATCAGAACAGAGTCATTGGATGAATTCACAAAAATGGTAAACAAAGCAGCACTCAACTAACCCTACACTAAACAAAAGGCCACCCCGAACCAACAGGGTGGCCTCCGTAATATCCCCAACAGTTACGCAGCCTCGCCCAGAGGCACCACATTCACTGCATCAGCCAGGGTCTGCTCGGACAGATGGGCATAACGCATTGTGGTACTGATCTGGCTGTGTCCCAACAACTTTCCTACCTCGTATATGCTGCGTCCTCCGTTAATCAAAAAACTCGCGAAACTGTGCCTGAGCGTATGCATGCATATGTCCTCTAATCCAGCTCGTTTTCTGGCCATGTCCCATCCGTAGTACACGCAATTATAAGGCTTTTTTGTTCTGGGATTCGCAAACACGTATGGGCTGCCCTCTACTTTTTTTATTCCGTCCAGTACTTTCAGCGCTTTACCCGACAGCGGCACAGTCCTTGGCTTTCCTGTTTTTGTGATGGAAATCCGCCATGTTTTTCTTTCCAGATCGAAGTCTTCCCACTTGGCATCCATAACTTCCCTCTTCCTGGCTCCGGTAAGCACAAGCAGCAAAACAATGGGCTCAAGCACCTTGCTCTTGCTGACCTTCAATGCATTAGACAGGGCGCACAGTTCCGCAGGGGTCAAATATCTATCGCGCATATTGTTCTCCTCAAACTTTTTGGTATTCTGAGTTGGGTTATCTTTTAACCCGGGCGTCTGCCATTTTATAGCAAGGTTGAATATAAAATTCATCAGAATAAGCAGCCTGTTTACTGTAGCTGGAGCTAAATCAGTGGCCATCTTCTGGCTATGAAACTCTGTAACCATCTCAGCAGTAATCTCGTCCAGATACAAAGAACCAAATTCCGGCAGAATATGGTTTCTAAGCATTCCCTCATCAAGCTTCCAGGATTTCTTATAGCTCTTGATATACGGTAAAAATCTGTCACTTACAAACTCATCAAACCTGGGTACGACTTGAAGGCTCTTCTTCTCTTGACCGGGGTCCTTGCCCATAGTCACATTACCTAAAACCCTATGCCCAAGTTCTCGGGCCTGGCTTACTGAAATATCTCCTGCCCTGCCAAGCTTCATCTGTTTGTACCTGCCCCTTTGATCCTTGTACTTGATGAAAAACGTTTTAGTTCCAGTCGGCCGGATTTCAAGGATAAGTCCCCTGCATTTCGCATCGTGAAACCTTTCTTTGTCCTTCCCCTTCCCACAGCTCACCTTGTTTACAAAACCCTGAGTTAAATTTTCCACTGCCATTCAGACATTCCTCTTTATACAATTTTTA
It contains:
- a CDS encoding Rpn family recombination-promoting nuclease/putative transposase — its product is MSTFAIKLIFNLLAIFQALRYILNMSFEIPSPHDVGFKTFFQDEELVRDFIKYYIPDEIKAYLDLSVLEIDISGFVAEEFKEFRTDVVVRVRLKNTDQMVDLYFLFEHKSYLDRYALLQALHYSVQKWMNLYRRNKLSGYLPIVIPVIIYHGVSKWTFSHEFEDYFEIPHESFRVFIPKFRHLLHDITHMADEAFKTSILMEIFHLLFKYIHFPELDIKLQEIFDLLEQLPDEDKRKEFLFNILKYVLASGPLSRARVTQLTRRFPGGEDMVGVAAQEIEERVEQKYLQIKPQWVAEGKLENAQETLIDLATEVYGPIPGMLQVKIKSIQSIENLRALNRKIIRTESLDEFTKMVNKAALN
- a CDS encoding site-specific integrase, with protein sequence MAVENLTQGFVNKVSCGKGKDKERFHDAKCRGLILEIRPTGTKTFFIKYKDQRGRYKQMKLGRAGDISVSQARELGHRVLGNVTMGKDPGQEKKSLQVVPRFDEFVSDRFLPYIKSYKKSWKLDEGMLRNHILPEFGSLYLDEITAEMVTEFHSQKMATDLAPATVNRLLILMNFIFNLAIKWQTPGLKDNPTQNTKKFEENNMRDRYLTPAELCALSNALKVSKSKVLEPIVLLLVLTGARKREVMDAKWEDFDLERKTWRISITKTGKPRTVPLSGKALKVLDGIKKVEGSPYVFANPRTKKPYNCVYYGWDMARKRAGLEDICMHTLRHSFASFLINGGRSIYEVGKLLGHSQISTTMRYAHLSEQTLADAVNVVPLGEAA